One Phalacrocorax aristotelis chromosome 14, bGulAri2.1, whole genome shotgun sequence DNA window includes the following coding sequences:
- the LOC142064548 gene encoding protein NDNF-like isoform X1, producing the protein MAEHPPARGKDKESEWSGDHLARNTTGLKMSWFWFHLPLHLLMVACLSHSIKAPTSSQQSFKTDLFNFYHSLILADGKETTIHLLKDIPKRYYFVLEEGRALAPFTITVTPCDVPIEWSILVHKASASFLGKAARGDHDPQEVSKSQKAPSMVSTIFNYKGNSVETYMGMSSHSALYMLEFLSTERDTHITVYLTTDTTSGHLYPELPMDPRIDVIGIGHTTVTLTWKHSPPVLQHKENIQYCLLVNEKHNYKSLCAAETAIRSSGMKLPPTLALSLSPYLLEPQQVMILSNSELSIINKASSGEVRQICMGTKNTYTVPNLSPSTQYYFDVFVVNLLTNASAAYTGTFARTLDEPEPKVTELKDGKAVQVVLDGKTQKFDSLQYQARHKKIQFTFQLCHGQVQVHITKNGKTVALENISGLRCFSLKGKLLDTYLVQLRSTEEFNSSVKVQVSPHFHKPLFPLLPDSLKIKSFSKLRTCNSVTIAWLGTQEENKYCVYKKRIEDDQVWMELRSADMCSGPESRHKSEKVLCKYFYDINLQRAVTTETIKGLDSGTLYLFDVYLFGPSGIPVRYHSKVVKTRKKC; encoded by the exons caaagaaagcGAGTGGTCTGGGGATCATCTGGCTAGGAACACAACAG GGCTAAAGATGTCCTGGTTCTGGTTTCATCTGCCTCTCCATCTTCTCATGGTGGCTTGCCTGAGTCATTCCATAAAAGCACCTACCAGTTCCCAACAGAGTTTCAAGACTGATCTGTTCAATTTCTACCACTCCCTGATACTTGCTGATGGTAAGGAAACTACAATTCACCTGCTGAAGGATATACCTAAAAG GTACTACTTTGTTTTGGAAGAAGGCAGAGCACTTGCACCTTTCACAATAACAGTCACCCCCTGTGATGTACCCATTGAATGGAGCATACTTGTGCACAAGGCTTCAGCAAGTTTCCTTGGAAAAGCAGCACGAG GTGATCATGATCCACAGGAGGTCTCAAAATCTCAGAAGGCTCCAAGCATGGTATCCACCATTTTTAACTATAAGGGAAATTCAGTAGAGACTTACATGGGTATGTCTTCTCATTCTGCCCTTTACATGCTAGAGTTCTTATCCACTGAGCGGGACACACACATTACCGTGTATTTAACAACTGACACAACATCTGGGCACCTCTATCCAGAGCTGCCAATGGATCCACGCATAGATGTTATCGGCATTGGGCATACAACAGTGACCCTGACCTGGAAACACAGTCCCCCCGTCTTGCAACATAAAGAAAACATCCAGTATTGTCTTCTAGTTAACGAAAAGCACAACTATAAGAGCTTATGTGCTGCTGAGACAGCAATCAGGTCCTCTGGAATGAAACTGCCACCTACATTAGCTTTGTCTCTCTCTCCGTACCTTCTTGAACCGCAGCAGGTGATGATACTGTCCAACAGTGAGTTGAGCATCATCAACAAAGCAAGTAGTGGGGAAGTCAGGCAGATATGCATGGGAACCAAGAATACCTACACAGTGCCCAATCTCAGTCCCAGCACTCAGTATTACTTTGATGTTTTTGTTGTCAACCTCCTCACAAATGCCAGCGCTGCCTACACCGGGACATTTGCAAGAACCCTGGATGAACCTGAACCTAAGGTGACAGAGCTGAAGGATGGGAAAGCGGTTCAGGTTGTCCTCGatgggaaaacacagaaattcgACAGTCTGCAGTATCAGGCGAGGCACAAGAAAATACAATTCACCTTTCAGTTGTGTCATGGCCAAGTACAGGTTCACATAACAAAGAATGGCAAAACAGTGGCACTGGAGAACATCTCAGGGCTGAGGTGTTTCTCACTGAAGGGAAAGCTGCTGGACACATATTTGGTGCAGCTGAGGTCCACAGAGGAATTTAACTCTTCTGTGAAAGTACAGGTGTCCCCCCATTTCCACAAGCCCTTATTCCCACTTCTTCCAGACAGCTTAAAAATCAAGTCCTTCAGTAAATTGAGGACCTGCAACTCAGTCACCATTGCCTGGCTAGGAACACAGGAGGAGAACAAGTACTGTGTGTACAAGAAAAGGATTGAAGATGATCAGGTCTGGATGGAACTGCGGAGTGCGGACATGTGCTCTGGACCTGAGTCTCGGCACAAGTCAGAGAAAGTGCTGTGCAAGTATTTCTATGATATCAATCTCCAGCGAGCTGTCACCACAGAGACCATCAAAGGGCTGGATTCAGGGACGCTTTACTTGTTTGATGTTTATCTCTTTGGGCCATCTGGCATCCCTGTCAGATATCACAGCAAAGTTGtgaagaccagaaaaaaatgttga
- the LOC142064548 gene encoding protein NDNF-like isoform X2, with protein sequence MSWFWFHLPLHLLMVACLSHSIKAPTSSQQSFKTDLFNFYHSLILADGKETTIHLLKDIPKRYYFVLEEGRALAPFTITVTPCDVPIEWSILVHKASASFLGKAARGDHDPQEVSKSQKAPSMVSTIFNYKGNSVETYMGMSSHSALYMLEFLSTERDTHITVYLTTDTTSGHLYPELPMDPRIDVIGIGHTTVTLTWKHSPPVLQHKENIQYCLLVNEKHNYKSLCAAETAIRSSGMKLPPTLALSLSPYLLEPQQVMILSNSELSIINKASSGEVRQICMGTKNTYTVPNLSPSTQYYFDVFVVNLLTNASAAYTGTFARTLDEPEPKVTELKDGKAVQVVLDGKTQKFDSLQYQARHKKIQFTFQLCHGQVQVHITKNGKTVALENISGLRCFSLKGKLLDTYLVQLRSTEEFNSSVKVQVSPHFHKPLFPLLPDSLKIKSFSKLRTCNSVTIAWLGTQEENKYCVYKKRIEDDQVWMELRSADMCSGPESRHKSEKVLCKYFYDINLQRAVTTETIKGLDSGTLYLFDVYLFGPSGIPVRYHSKVVKTRKKC encoded by the exons ATGTCCTGGTTCTGGTTTCATCTGCCTCTCCATCTTCTCATGGTGGCTTGCCTGAGTCATTCCATAAAAGCACCTACCAGTTCCCAACAGAGTTTCAAGACTGATCTGTTCAATTTCTACCACTCCCTGATACTTGCTGATGGTAAGGAAACTACAATTCACCTGCTGAAGGATATACCTAAAAG GTACTACTTTGTTTTGGAAGAAGGCAGAGCACTTGCACCTTTCACAATAACAGTCACCCCCTGTGATGTACCCATTGAATGGAGCATACTTGTGCACAAGGCTTCAGCAAGTTTCCTTGGAAAAGCAGCACGAG GTGATCATGATCCACAGGAGGTCTCAAAATCTCAGAAGGCTCCAAGCATGGTATCCACCATTTTTAACTATAAGGGAAATTCAGTAGAGACTTACATGGGTATGTCTTCTCATTCTGCCCTTTACATGCTAGAGTTCTTATCCACTGAGCGGGACACACACATTACCGTGTATTTAACAACTGACACAACATCTGGGCACCTCTATCCAGAGCTGCCAATGGATCCACGCATAGATGTTATCGGCATTGGGCATACAACAGTGACCCTGACCTGGAAACACAGTCCCCCCGTCTTGCAACATAAAGAAAACATCCAGTATTGTCTTCTAGTTAACGAAAAGCACAACTATAAGAGCTTATGTGCTGCTGAGACAGCAATCAGGTCCTCTGGAATGAAACTGCCACCTACATTAGCTTTGTCTCTCTCTCCGTACCTTCTTGAACCGCAGCAGGTGATGATACTGTCCAACAGTGAGTTGAGCATCATCAACAAAGCAAGTAGTGGGGAAGTCAGGCAGATATGCATGGGAACCAAGAATACCTACACAGTGCCCAATCTCAGTCCCAGCACTCAGTATTACTTTGATGTTTTTGTTGTCAACCTCCTCACAAATGCCAGCGCTGCCTACACCGGGACATTTGCAAGAACCCTGGATGAACCTGAACCTAAGGTGACAGAGCTGAAGGATGGGAAAGCGGTTCAGGTTGTCCTCGatgggaaaacacagaaattcgACAGTCTGCAGTATCAGGCGAGGCACAAGAAAATACAATTCACCTTTCAGTTGTGTCATGGCCAAGTACAGGTTCACATAACAAAGAATGGCAAAACAGTGGCACTGGAGAACATCTCAGGGCTGAGGTGTTTCTCACTGAAGGGAAAGCTGCTGGACACATATTTGGTGCAGCTGAGGTCCACAGAGGAATTTAACTCTTCTGTGAAAGTACAGGTGTCCCCCCATTTCCACAAGCCCTTATTCCCACTTCTTCCAGACAGCTTAAAAATCAAGTCCTTCAGTAAATTGAGGACCTGCAACTCAGTCACCATTGCCTGGCTAGGAACACAGGAGGAGAACAAGTACTGTGTGTACAAGAAAAGGATTGAAGATGATCAGGTCTGGATGGAACTGCGGAGTGCGGACATGTGCTCTGGACCTGAGTCTCGGCACAAGTCAGAGAAAGTGCTGTGCAAGTATTTCTATGATATCAATCTCCAGCGAGCTGTCACCACAGAGACCATCAAAGGGCTGGATTCAGGGACGCTTTACTTGTTTGATGTTTATCTCTTTGGGCCATCTGGCATCCCTGTCAGATATCACAGCAAAGTTGtgaagaccagaaaaaaatgttga